The following are from one region of the Halorussus rarus genome:
- the sufD gene encoding Fe-S cluster assembly protein SufD, which translates to MTAAQVHETISEETVRQISDELGEPDWLLETRLDALDALSDLEMPDVIRTPGRDWTNLDALDYEDFVDPLNAAEDKDQVGPDEAEVLPFAEAVDEREELLKEHFGSVIDPQENYLTALSTALFSTGTLVYVPKNVDAEDVTIRTTQNSQSLFNYTLVVTEQSSSVTILERQDTGEDGVAPDAQRGEGGEAAGADGDRYYSGIVEVAAGENSHVQYGSLQDLDEETYHYSLKRGEAADYATVNWVEGNLGSRLTKSSVETNLDGEGSETKTVGAFFGHNDQHFDIAARVWHNTAHTTADLVTRGVLDDEARSVYEGVQDVGREAWDTNSYQRENTLMLSDESEADASPKLIINNHDTEASHSATVGQIDEEDMFYMTSRGVDDRSARNMLVEGFFVPVLEEVEVEELRDDLDTRVSERLRE; encoded by the coding sequence ATGACCGCGGCGCAGGTACACGAGACCATCTCGGAGGAGACGGTCCGCCAGATATCCGACGAGCTCGGCGAGCCCGACTGGCTGCTCGAGACGCGGCTGGACGCGCTCGACGCGCTGAGCGACCTCGAGATGCCCGACGTCATCCGGACGCCGGGCCGCGACTGGACCAACCTCGACGCGCTCGACTACGAGGACTTCGTCGACCCGCTGAACGCCGCCGAGGACAAGGACCAGGTCGGCCCCGATGAGGCCGAGGTCCTGCCGTTCGCCGAGGCCGTCGACGAGCGCGAGGAGCTCCTGAAGGAGCACTTCGGGTCGGTCATCGACCCCCAGGAGAACTACCTCACCGCGCTCTCGACCGCGCTGTTCAGCACCGGCACGCTGGTCTACGTCCCGAAGAACGTCGACGCCGAGGACGTGACCATCCGGACCACCCAGAACTCCCAGTCGCTGTTCAACTACACGCTGGTCGTCACCGAGCAGTCGAGTTCGGTGACTATCCTGGAGCGCCAGGACACGGGTGAAGACGGCGTTGCGCCGGACGCGCAACGAGGCGAAGGCGGCGAAGCCGCCGGAGCAGACGGCGACCGCTACTACAGCGGCATCGTGGAGGTCGCCGCGGGCGAGAACAGCCACGTCCAGTACGGCTCGCTCCAGGACTTGGACGAGGAGACGTACCACTACTCGCTCAAGCGCGGCGAGGCCGCCGACTACGCCACGGTCAACTGGGTCGAGGGCAACCTCGGTTCCCGGCTGACCAAGTCCTCGGTCGAGACGAACCTCGACGGCGAGGGCTCGGAGACCAAGACGGTCGGCGCGTTCTTCGGCCACAACGACCAGCACTTCGACATCGCGGCCCGGGTCTGGCACAACACGGCCCACACGACCGCCGACCTCGTCACCCGCGGCGTGCTCGACGACGAGGCGCGGTCGGTGTACGAGGGCGTCCAGGACGTCGGCCGCGAGGCGTGGGACACCAACTCCTACCAGCGCGAGAACACCCTGATGCTGAGCGACGAGAGCGAGGCCGACGCCTCGCCCAAGCTCATCATCAACAACCACGACACCGAGGCGAGCCACTCGGCGACCGTCGGCCAGATCGACGAGGAGGACATGTTCTACATGACCTCACGGGGCGTCGACGACAGGTCGGCCCGCAACATGCTTGTCGAGGGCTTCTTCGTGCCCGTCCTCGAGGAGGTCGAGGTCGAGGAGCTCCGCGACGACCTCGACACCCGCGTCAGCGAACGGCTCCGGGAATAG
- a CDS encoding MFS transporter has product MVNTSAAELEQGIREHLGQFSLHVLLVFATGLTIGSERAVVPVLGRDVLGVESLFVIGSFVVSFGFVKALLNLYAGKWGGEYGRKPVLVLGWATALPLPVILIFAPSWGWITVGNVLLGINQALTWSMAINAKIDIAGPEQRGLAVGIDEAFGYTGVAAGAWITGVIAARASLRPEPFYFLAAVVVLAFLISVFLIEETVQLAGVEVDDDDHRDADLPFVEVLKRATYGDRTLFAAAQAGHIEKFVDTLFWLAVPLYLTSRGLGIAAVGFVVGVHSAMYFLQIATGGLADRIGRRPPVVAGMVLAGSGILGMVLVEGYLPWVILSGVSGLGMALLYPNLMTVPGDAAHPTWRATGMGVYRMWRDAGYGIGAILVGLSMEFVNLESAFVMTGVLMFVSGAVVYLWMEETHPEFGTHEPPAPAVDTPDRTVSDD; this is encoded by the coding sequence ATGGTAAACACGAGCGCCGCCGAACTCGAACAGGGAATCCGCGAACACCTCGGACAGTTCTCGCTGCACGTCCTGCTGGTGTTCGCGACGGGACTGACCATCGGCTCCGAGCGCGCCGTCGTGCCCGTGCTGGGCCGGGACGTGCTCGGCGTCGAGTCGCTGTTCGTCATCGGCTCGTTCGTCGTCTCGTTCGGCTTCGTCAAGGCGCTGCTCAACCTCTACGCCGGCAAGTGGGGCGGCGAATACGGTCGCAAGCCGGTGCTCGTCCTCGGATGGGCGACTGCACTGCCGCTCCCGGTCATCCTCATCTTCGCGCCGAGCTGGGGCTGGATCACCGTCGGGAACGTCCTGCTGGGCATCAACCAGGCGTTGACCTGGAGTATGGCGATCAACGCCAAGATCGACATCGCAGGTCCCGAGCAGCGAGGGCTCGCGGTCGGCATCGACGAGGCGTTCGGGTACACCGGCGTCGCCGCAGGCGCCTGGATTACGGGCGTCATCGCTGCCCGCGCGAGCCTCCGGCCCGAGCCGTTCTACTTCCTCGCCGCCGTGGTCGTACTGGCGTTCCTCATCTCGGTCTTCCTGATCGAGGAGACGGTCCAGCTCGCGGGGGTAGAGGTCGATGACGACGATCACCGCGACGCGGACCTCCCGTTCGTCGAGGTGCTGAAGCGGGCGACCTACGGTGACAGGACGCTGTTCGCCGCGGCACAGGCGGGCCACATCGAGAAGTTCGTTGATACGCTGTTCTGGCTCGCCGTCCCGCTGTATCTCACGAGTCGGGGACTCGGGATCGCAGCGGTCGGGTTCGTCGTCGGCGTCCACAGCGCGATGTACTTCCTCCAGATCGCAACCGGCGGGCTCGCGGACCGCATCGGTCGCCGTCCACCCGTCGTCGCCGGGATGGTCCTCGCCGGCTCGGGTATCCTCGGGATGGTCCTCGTGGAGGGGTATCTCCCGTGGGTGATTCTCTCTGGTGTCTCCGGGCTCGGGATGGCGTTGCTCTACCCGAATCTGATGACTGTTCCGGGCGACGCCGCCCATCCGACCTGGCGTGCGACCGGGATGGGCGTCTACCGGATGTGGCGCGACGCCGGCTACGGTATCGGCGCAATTCTGGTCGGTCTCTCGATGGAGTTCGTCAATCTCGAATCCGCGTTCGTCATGACCGGGGTATTGATGTTCGTCTCCGGCGCGGTCGTCTATCTGTGGATGGAAGAGACACACCCGGAGTTCGGCACACACGAACCGCCGGCACCGGCGGTCGATACGCCCGATCGGACCGTCTCCGACGATTGA
- a CDS encoding helix-turn-helix domain-containing protein: MSLYEASFRVKHECPYRELSKRHPDLTIREWYLSDCQVLEITADRAPTDDLLDEIDRLGTTLHESVDDSGLHVVTQSCLCSLEESILERFEEFNCLYQPPTIHRHGWEHYTVIAFDEADVRALHRNLEEDRDIEVLSKTAIAEQQLPHSMLAPVDRLFDDVTDRQLAALQLALENGYYEQPRETSLRDLAAQTSVARSTYEEHLRKAENKLVGNAGAFLRLVAASSDANPLAVDRASQRGQSAD, from the coding sequence ATGAGCCTGTACGAGGCCTCCTTCCGGGTGAAACACGAGTGTCCCTACCGGGAGCTCTCGAAACGTCACCCGGACCTCACGATACGCGAGTGGTACCTCAGCGACTGCCAGGTTCTCGAGATCACGGCCGACCGGGCCCCGACGGACGACCTGCTCGACGAGATCGACCGCCTGGGAACGACGCTCCACGAATCGGTCGACGATTCGGGGCTCCACGTCGTCACGCAGTCCTGCCTCTGCTCGCTCGAGGAATCGATTCTCGAGCGATTCGAGGAGTTCAACTGCCTGTACCAGCCGCCGACGATCCACCGGCACGGCTGGGAACACTACACGGTGATCGCGTTCGACGAAGCCGACGTTCGAGCGTTACACCGGAACCTCGAGGAGGACCGTGACATCGAGGTCCTGTCGAAGACGGCGATCGCGGAGCAGCAACTCCCCCACAGTATGCTTGCGCCGGTCGATCGACTGTTCGACGACGTAACCGACCGGCAACTGGCAGCACTCCAGTTGGCGCTCGAGAACGGCTACTACGAGCAGCCCCGAGAGACCTCCCTCCGCGACCTGGCCGCGCAGACGTCCGTCGCCCGGTCGACGTACGAGGAGCACCTCCGGAAGGCGGAGAACAAGCTCGTGGGGAACGCCGGGGCGTTCCTTCGACTGGTGGCGGCGAGCAGCGACGCGAATCCGCTGGCCGTTGATCGGGCGAGCCAACGCGGACAGAGTGCAGACTGA
- a CDS encoding DUF7346 family protein encodes MRTVRDESGAVYLLVKESSDACKVRDPETGEETYRDGDALEPVEGESPLATAARAVPEPTRRVLTATPDERTLGLLVELRERGPHSVRHLLDATDLCESDLLGALTEFRAAGLVEEAEVLGERGYATTEEADEGLAVLTGE; translated from the coding sequence ATGCGAACCGTCCGGGACGAGTCGGGGGCCGTCTACCTGCTCGTCAAGGAGTCCAGCGACGCCTGCAAGGTCCGGGACCCCGAGACCGGCGAGGAGACCTACCGCGACGGCGACGCCCTCGAACCGGTCGAGGGGGAATCTCCGCTGGCGACGGCGGCCCGCGCCGTCCCGGAGCCGACCCGGCGAGTCCTGACAGCGACGCCCGACGAGCGCACGCTGGGGCTGCTCGTGGAACTGCGCGAGCGCGGCCCCCACTCGGTCCGCCACCTGCTCGACGCGACCGACCTCTGCGAGAGCGACCTGCTCGGCGCCCTGACGGAGTTCCGCGCGGCCGGGCTGGTCGAGGAGGCGGAGGTGCTGGGCGAGCGGGGCTACGCCACGACGGAGGAGGCGGACGAGGGGCTCGCGGTGCTCACCGGCGAGTGA
- a CDS encoding DUF7331 family protein yields the protein MSDHVDTGDELDRAQAALPEPDDGEATVESYETEDGVVFYDADNPLAWLKAGRPLTLSEQL from the coding sequence ATGTCCGACCACGTCGACACCGGTGACGAGCTGGACCGTGCGCAAGCGGCGCTTCCCGAACCCGACGACGGGGAGGCGACAGTCGAGTCCTACGAGACGGAGGACGGCGTCGTATTCTACGACGCGGACAACCCGTTGGCGTGGTTGAAGGCGGGCCGACCGCTCACACTCAGCGAGCAGCTCTGA
- the sufB gene encoding Fe-S cluster assembly protein SufB, producing MSSEQDQLKETNTEERFAFKKEESAAVKSDKGLTEEVVRLISEDKDEPDWMLERRLRALEHYQNMPMPTDWPGQPDLSELDVEEIIPYIRPDVDKREGADSWDDLPEDIQDTFEKLGIPEAERKALSGVGAQYESEVVYQNMQEQWEEKGVVFCNMDEAVQEHEDLVKEHFMTSCVPPSDNKFAALHGAVWSGGSFVYVPEDVTVEMPVQAYFRMNSEGMGQFEHTLIIAEEGSEVHYIEGCSAPKYGTHNLHSGGVEVFVGEDAHVQYSTVQNWSKNTFNLNTKRALVEKGGRMEWVSGSMGSKATMLYPCSILKGRGASANHISIAFAGEGQDIDTGAKVYHNAPRTNSTIESKSISKDGGRTNYRGLVHISEGATNSSTSVECDALMFDNESTSDTMPYMEIDESTVDVAHEATVGKIGDEDVFYLQSRGLDDDDAKQMIVSGFIEPITEELPIEYAVELNRLIELEMEGSLG from the coding sequence ATGAGTTCCGAACAAGATCAACTGAAAGAGACAAACACGGAGGAACGCTTCGCGTTCAAGAAGGAGGAGAGCGCGGCGGTCAAGTCCGACAAGGGGCTGACCGAGGAGGTCGTCCGGCTCATCAGCGAGGACAAGGACGAGCCCGACTGGATGCTCGAGCGCCGGCTCCGCGCGCTCGAGCACTACCAGAACATGCCGATGCCGACCGACTGGCCCGGCCAGCCCGACCTCTCCGAACTCGACGTCGAGGAGATCATCCCGTACATCCGGCCCGACGTCGACAAGCGCGAAGGCGCCGATAGCTGGGACGACCTGCCCGAGGACATCCAGGACACCTTCGAGAAACTGGGGATTCCGGAGGCCGAGCGCAAGGCCCTCTCCGGTGTCGGTGCCCAGTACGAGTCGGAGGTCGTCTACCAGAACATGCAGGAGCAGTGGGAGGAGAAGGGCGTCGTGTTCTGCAACATGGACGAGGCCGTCCAGGAACACGAGGACCTCGTCAAAGAGCACTTCATGACCTCCTGCGTGCCCCCGAGCGACAACAAGTTCGCCGCGCTCCACGGCGCCGTCTGGTCCGGCGGGAGCTTCGTCTACGTCCCCGAGGACGTCACGGTCGAGATGCCCGTCCAGGCGTACTTCCGCATGAACTCCGAGGGCATGGGCCAGTTCGAGCACACCCTCATCATCGCCGAGGAGGGCTCGGAAGTCCACTACATCGAGGGCTGTTCGGCGCCCAAGTACGGCACCCACAACCTCCACAGCGGGGGCGTGGAAGTCTTCGTCGGCGAGGACGCCCACGTCCAGTACTCGACGGTGCAGAACTGGTCGAAGAACACCTTCAACCTCAACACCAAGCGCGCCCTCGTCGAGAAGGGCGGCCGCATGGAGTGGGTCTCCGGGAGCATGGGCTCGAAGGCCACCATGCTCTACCCCTGCTCCATCCTCAAGGGTCGCGGTGCCTCGGCGAACCACATCTCGATTGCGTTCGCTGGCGAGGGCCAGGACATCGACACCGGCGCGAAGGTCTACCACAACGCGCCCCGCACCAACTCCACCATCGAGTCCAAGTCCATCAGCAAGGACGGCGGCCGCACCAACTACCGCGGCCTCGTCCACATCTCCGAGGGCGCTACCAACTCCTCGACGTCGGTCGAATGTGACGCGCTGATGTTCGACAACGAATCGACGTCCGACACCATGCCGTACATGGAGATCGACGAGAGCACCGTCGACGTCGCTCACGAGGCCACCGTCGGCAAGATCGGCGACGAGGACGTCTTCTACCTCCAATCGCGGGGGCTGGACGACGACGACGCCAAGCAGATGATCGTCTCCGGGTTCATCGAACCGATTACCGAGGAACTGCCAATCGAGTACGCCGTCGAACTCAACCGCCTCATCGAACTCGAAATGGAGGGGAGCCTCGGATGA
- a CDS encoding ferritin-like domain-containing protein, with translation MTVNDRVSTDTQLARLLQIGVVLEEVVEIRAARHYDTLSPEERDDAIEELLEDAREESADHRERLEALIDRLDAEPVPVEEVQALVEGTYAQTGPEDFDGVLYDQLHGEETAYKFYDDLIDAIEASDAEYGLDREELLTILKAIREEEAEGVEEVTAVMEARE, from the coding sequence ATGACCGTCAACGACCGCGTCTCTACGGACACCCAGCTCGCCCGCCTGCTCCAGATCGGGGTCGTCTTGGAGGAGGTCGTCGAGATCCGGGCGGCGCGCCACTACGACACGCTCTCGCCCGAGGAGCGCGACGACGCCATCGAGGAGCTGCTCGAGGACGCCCGCGAGGAGTCGGCCGACCACCGCGAGCGCCTCGAGGCGCTCATCGACCGGCTCGACGCCGAGCCGGTCCCCGTCGAGGAGGTCCAGGCGCTGGTCGAGGGGACCTACGCCCAGACCGGCCCCGAGGACTTCGACGGCGTGCTCTACGACCAGCTCCACGGCGAGGAGACCGCCTACAAGTTCTACGACGACCTGATCGACGCCATCGAGGCCAGCGACGCGGAGTACGGCCTCGACCGAGAGGAACTACTCACCATCTTGAAGGCGATCCGAGAGGAAGAGGCCGAGGGCGTGGAGGAAGTGACCGCGGTCATGGAGGCCAGAGAATGA
- a CDS encoding DUF7322 domain-containing protein: MPSDDPTPEESERSAGELLPEDRPGPEADLLPDEPSEGLAPDPPAVPEFSADDADPELRRDFWSLVLLFNVALFGLSLGVMLIGFEGRWKVGGGLVTVGAFAFARGWYGYRRATDEAGDDETDPTEDAVDEADAES; encoded by the coding sequence GTGCCGTCAGACGACCCGACCCCCGAGGAGTCCGAGCGCTCGGCCGGCGAGCTACTGCCCGAGGACCGCCCCGGCCCCGAGGCCGACCTGCTCCCCGACGAACCCTCGGAGGGGCTCGCGCCCGACCCGCCGGCCGTCCCGGAGTTCTCCGCGGACGACGCCGACCCGGAGCTTCGGCGCGACTTCTGGTCGCTCGTCCTGCTGTTCAACGTCGCGCTGTTCGGGTTGAGCCTCGGCGTCATGCTGATCGGCTTCGAGGGGCGGTGGAAAGTCGGCGGCGGGCTCGTCACCGTCGGCGCGTTCGCGTTCGCTCGCGGATGGTACGGCTACCGGAGGGCGACCGACGAGGCCGGCGACGACGAGACTGACCCGACGGAGGACGCCGTCGACGAGGCCGACGCGGAGAGCTGA
- a CDS encoding DNA-directed DNA polymerase produces MSDSGSSTTLTDFSDGGDGRDAEAEARAVAGSDHQAADAVVGDDDWLPDPDGEVELSVVQVDYTVEGSGDDERPVVHVFGRTRENELEHVHVVGFRPYFYAPTASLSGPPEEEYDVLTGSETTDEDGEPYESIRGERLTKIFGRTPRDVGNVRDEFDHYEADILFPNRFLIDKDIKGGIRIPERRDDEGDLYFHDGLDDLEPVDVQADPRVHYFDIEVDDRSGFPEEGEEPVVCLTTFDSYDDQYVAWLYDAPVGDAAVPEDLSGYDPIEEADIEVRSFDDERAMLAAYIDYIEDTDPDILTGWNADDFDAPYLLDRLGELDGPHEYDLDVERLSRVNEVWRSDWGGPSVKGRVVFDLLYGYKRTQFSELESYRLDAVGEVELGVGKERYPGDIGDLWEDDPERLLEYNVRDVELCVELDRKQDIISFWEEVASFVGCKLEDATTPGDAVDVYVLHKAHGEFALPSKGQQESEDYEGGAVFEPITGVKENVTVLDLKSLYPMSMTTINASPETKVDPDRYDGETYVAPNGTHFRKEPDGIIREIIDETLAEREEKKELRNEQAPDTPEYERFDRQQAAVKVIMNSLYGVLGWERFRLYDKAMGAAITATGREVIEYTDETATELGYEVAYGDTDSVMLELGAGVSKEDAIEQSFEIEERINAAYDEFALEELNAETHRFQIEFEKLYRRFFQAGTKKRYAGHIVWKEGKDVDDIDITGFEYKRSDIAPITKKVQKEVIDMIVHGEDLDEVKDYVHDIIEDYQAGNVNLDDVGIPGGIGKRLDAYDTDTAQVRGAKYANLLLGTNFQRGSKPKRLYLEGVHPDFWRRMEDEEGFDPAGTSKADRLYCEFKQEPDVICFEFADQVPPEFQVDWDKMLDKTLQGPIERVLEALGISWQEVKTGQEQTGLGSFV; encoded by the coding sequence ATGAGCGATTCGGGGTCTTCGACGACACTCACCGACTTCTCCGACGGCGGCGACGGACGCGACGCCGAGGCCGAGGCCCGCGCCGTCGCCGGCAGCGACCACCAGGCGGCCGACGCGGTGGTCGGCGACGACGACTGGCTCCCCGACCCCGACGGCGAGGTCGAACTGTCGGTCGTGCAGGTCGACTACACCGTCGAAGGCTCGGGCGACGACGAGCGCCCCGTCGTCCACGTCTTCGGGCGCACGCGAGAGAACGAACTCGAACACGTCCACGTCGTCGGGTTCCGGCCCTACTTCTACGCGCCGACCGCGTCGCTTTCCGGCCCGCCCGAGGAGGAGTACGACGTGCTCACGGGCAGCGAGACCACCGACGAGGACGGCGAGCCCTACGAGAGCATCCGGGGCGAGCGCCTCACCAAGATCTTCGGTCGGACGCCCCGCGACGTCGGGAACGTTCGCGACGAGTTCGACCACTACGAGGCCGACATCCTCTTTCCCAACCGCTTCCTCATAGACAAGGACATCAAGGGCGGTATCCGCATCCCCGAGCGCCGCGACGACGAGGGCGACCTCTACTTCCACGACGGCCTCGACGACCTCGAGCCCGTCGACGTCCAGGCCGACCCCCGCGTCCACTACTTCGACATCGAGGTCGACGACCGGTCGGGCTTCCCCGAGGAGGGCGAGGAGCCCGTCGTCTGCCTGACGACCTTCGACTCCTACGACGACCAGTACGTCGCGTGGCTCTACGACGCCCCCGTCGGCGACGCCGCGGTTCCCGAGGACCTCTCGGGGTACGACCCCATCGAGGAGGCCGACATCGAGGTGCGGTCGTTCGACGACGAGCGAGCGATGCTGGCAGCCTACATCGACTACATCGAGGACACCGACCCCGACATCCTGACCGGCTGGAACGCCGACGACTTCGACGCGCCGTACCTACTCGACCGGCTCGGGGAGCTCGACGGCCCCCACGAGTACGACCTCGACGTCGAGCGGCTCTCGCGGGTGAACGAGGTGTGGCGCAGCGACTGGGGCGGCCCGTCGGTCAAGGGCCGGGTCGTCTTCGACCTGCTGTACGGCTACAAGCGGACCCAGTTCTCCGAGCTCGAGTCCTACCGGCTCGACGCGGTCGGCGAGGTCGAGCTCGGGGTCGGCAAGGAGCGGTACCCGGGCGACATCGGCGACCTCTGGGAGGACGACCCCGAGCGCCTGCTGGAGTACAACGTCCGGGACGTCGAACTCTGCGTCGAGCTCGACCGCAAGCAGGACATCATCTCGTTCTGGGAGGAGGTCGCGTCGTTCGTCGGCTGCAAGCTCGAGGACGCGACCACCCCCGGCGACGCGGTCGACGTCTACGTCCTCCACAAGGCCCACGGGGAGTTCGCGCTCCCGTCGAAGGGCCAGCAGGAGAGCGAGGACTACGAGGGCGGCGCGGTGTTCGAGCCCATCACCGGCGTCAAGGAGAACGTGACGGTGCTGGACCTCAAGTCGCTGTACCCGATGTCGATGACCACCATCAACGCCTCGCCGGAGACCAAGGTCGACCCCGACCGCTACGACGGCGAGACGTACGTGGCGCCCAACGGCACCCACTTCCGGAAGGAGCCCGACGGCATCATCCGGGAGATCATCGACGAGACGCTGGCCGAGCGCGAGGAGAAGAAGGAACTGCGGAACGAACAGGCGCCCGACACCCCCGAGTACGAGCGGTTCGACCGCCAGCAGGCCGCGGTGAAGGTCATCATGAACTCGCTGTACGGCGTGCTGGGCTGGGAGCGGTTCCGGCTCTACGACAAGGCGATGGGCGCCGCCATCACGGCGACCGGCCGCGAGGTCATCGAGTACACCGACGAGACCGCGACCGAACTGGGGTACGAAGTGGCCTACGGGGACACCGACTCGGTCATGCTGGAACTGGGCGCCGGCGTTTCCAAGGAGGACGCCATCGAGCAGTCGTTCGAGATCGAGGAGCGCATCAACGCCGCCTACGACGAGTTCGCCCTGGAGGAGCTCAACGCCGAGACCCACCGCTTCCAGATCGAGTTCGAGAAGCTCTACCGACGGTTCTTCCAGGCGGGCACGAAGAAGCGCTACGCCGGCCACATCGTCTGGAAGGAGGGCAAGGACGTCGACGACATCGACATCACCGGCTTCGAGTACAAGCGCTCGGACATCGCGCCCATCACCAAGAAGGTCCAGAAGGAGGTCATCGACATGATCGTCCACGGCGAGGACTTAGACGAGGTGAAAGACTACGTCCACGACATCATCGAGGACTACCAGGCCGGGAACGTGAACCTCGACGACGTGGGCATCCCCGGCGGCATCGGCAAGCGACTCGACGCCTACGACACCGACACCGCCCAGGTCCGGGGCGCGAAGTACGCCAACCTCCTGCTCGGCACCAACTTCCAGCGCGGGAGCAAGCCCAAGCGGCTCTACCTCGAGGGGGTCCACCCCGACTTCTGGCGCCGGATGGAGGACGAAGAGGGGTTCGATCCCGCCGGCACGTCGAAGGCCGACCGGCTCTACTGCGAGTTCAAGCAGGAACCCGACGTCATCTGCTTCGAGTTCGCCGACCAGGTGCCGCCGGAGTTCCAGGTCGACTGGGACAAGATGCTCGACAAGACCCTCCAGGGACCCATCGAGCGCGTCCTCGAGGCGCTCGGCATCTCGTGGCAGGAGGTCAAGACCGGCCAGGAGCAGACCGGACTCGGCAGTTTCGTCTGA
- a CDS encoding ABC transporter ATP-binding protein, whose translation MATLELKDLHAEVVEADEKILNGVDLEVNSGEIHALMGPNGSGKSTTAKVIAGHPAYEVTDGEVLLHLEEGEFGDEVDIPEDMRTWDLLDLEPNERAALGIFLGFQYPAEIEGVTMVNFLRQALNAKLEEREELFEDEAEAAEEDDEDAGYETSPMEGPADEGEVDVAEFQQILSEKMEQLDMDETFAQRYLNAGFSGGEKKQNEVLQAAILEPSIAVLDEIDSGLDIDRLQDVSNGINALRDEQGTGILQITHYQRILDYVEPDRVHVMLDGEVAMSGGAELAEKLEDKGYDWVREEVYEAA comes from the coding sequence ATGGCAACGCTAGAACTCAAAGATCTACACGCAGAGGTCGTAGAGGCCGACGAGAAGATCCTCAACGGCGTCGACCTCGAGGTCAACTCCGGCGAGATTCACGCCCTGATGGGCCCCAACGGCAGCGGGAAGTCCACCACGGCGAAGGTCATCGCGGGCCACCCGGCCTACGAGGTGACCGACGGCGAGGTGCTGCTCCACCTCGAGGAAGGGGAGTTCGGCGACGAGGTCGACATCCCCGAGGACATGCGGACCTGGGACCTGCTCGACCTCGAACCGAACGAGCGGGCGGCGCTCGGCATCTTCCTCGGCTTCCAGTACCCGGCCGAGATCGAGGGCGTCACGATGGTCAACTTCCTCCGGCAGGCGCTCAACGCCAAGCTCGAGGAGCGCGAGGAGCTCTTCGAGGACGAGGCGGAAGCGGCCGAGGAGGACGACGAGGACGCCGGCTACGAGACCAGCCCGATGGAGGGCCCCGCCGACGAGGGCGAGGTCGACGTCGCGGAGTTCCAACAGATCCTCTCGGAGAAGATGGAGCAGCTCGACATGGACGAGACGTTCGCCCAGCGCTACCTCAACGCCGGCTTCTCCGGCGGCGAGAAGAAGCAGAACGAGGTGCTCCAGGCCGCCATCCTCGAGCCGTCCATCGCGGTGCTCGACGAGATCGACTCCGGGCTCGACATCGATCGGCTGCAGGACGTCTCGAACGGCATCAACGCCCTGCGCGACGAGCAGGGCACCGGCATCCTCCAGATCACCCACTACCAGCGCATCCTCGACTACGTCGAGCCCGACCGCGTCCACGTCATGCTCGACGGCGAAGTCGCGATGAGCGGCGGCGCGGAGCTGGCCGAGAAGCTCGAGGACAAGGGGTACGACTGGGTCCGCGAAGAAGTGTACGAGGCCGCGTAA
- a CDS encoding metal-dependent transcriptional regulator — protein sequence MNTADQYLKAIYLVQQMENGPASTGALADRLDVSPASVNEMIGKLQDRGLADHEKYKGVTLTDEGIEQARDALQTYCIIERFLHNVLEVEEFPSEAKALESVIDETVAERLDTIIDREPQCPDCFDAEADMCAELVRQEGEAD from the coding sequence ATGAACACCGCAGACCAGTACCTGAAGGCGATCTATCTCGTGCAGCAGATGGAGAACGGTCCGGCCTCGACCGGGGCGCTCGCCGACCGACTCGACGTGAGTCCCGCCAGCGTCAACGAGATGATCGGCAAGCTCCAGGACCGGGGGCTGGCCGACCACGAGAAGTACAAGGGCGTCACCCTCACCGACGAGGGCATCGAGCAGGCCCGCGACGCGCTCCAGACCTACTGCATCATCGAGCGGTTCCTCCACAACGTCCTCGAGGTCGAGGAGTTCCCGAGCGAGGCGAAGGCCTTAGAGAGCGTCATCGACGAGACCGTCGCCGAGCGCCTCGACACCATCATCGACCGCGAACCCCAGTGCCCGGACTGCTTCGACGCCGAGGCCGACATGTGCGCCGAACTGGTCCGGCAAGAGGGCGAGGCGGACTGA